A genomic region of Vitis vinifera cultivar Pinot Noir 40024 chromosome 7, ASM3070453v1 contains the following coding sequences:
- the LOC100263455 gene encoding MDIS1-interacting receptor like kinase 2, giving the protein MAMIHSAPLFLIHILSLALLPLKITTSPTTEAEALIKWKNSLISSSPLNSSWSLTNIGNLCNWTGIACDTTGSVTVINLSETELEGTLAQFDFGSFPNLTGFNLSSNSKLNGSIPSTIYNLSKLTFLDLSHNFFDGNITSEIGGLTELLYLSFYDNYLVGTIPYQITNLQKMWYLDLGSNYLQSPDWSKFSSMPLLTRLSFNYNELVSEFPGFITDCRNLTYLDLAQNQLTGAIPESVFSNLGKLEFLNFTDNSFQGPLSSNISRLSKLQNLRLGRNQFSGSIPEEIGTLSDLEILEMYNNSFEGQIPSSIGQLRKLQILDIQRNALNSKIPSELGSCTNLTFLSLAVNSLYGVIPSSFTNLNKISELGLSDNFLSGEISPYFITNWTELISLQVQNNSFTGKIPSEIGLLEKLNYLFLYNNMLSGAIPSEIGNLKDLLQLDLSQNQLSGPIPVVEWNLTQLTTLHLYENNLTGTIPPEIGNLTSLTVLDLNTNKLHGELPETLSLLNNLERLSVFTNNFSGTIPTELGKNSLNLMYVSFSNNSFSGELPPGLCNGLALQYLTVNGGNNFTGPLPDCLRNCTGLTRVRLEGNQFTGGISEAFGVHPSLVFLSLSGNRFSGEISPEWGECQKLTSLQVDGNKISGEIPAELGKLSQLGVLSLDSNELSGQIPVELANLSQLFNLSLSKNHLTGDIPQFIGTLTNLNYLNLAGNYFSGSIPKELGNCERLLSLNLGNNNLSGEIPSELGNLLALQYLLDLSSNSLSGTIPSDLGKLASLENLNVSHNHLTGRIPSLSGMISLNSSDFSYNELTGPIPTGNIFKRAIYTGNSGLCGNAEGLSPCSSSSPSSKSNHKTKILIAVIIPVCGLFLLAILIAAILILRGRTQHHDEEIDCTEKDQSATPLIWERLGKFTFGDIVKATEDFSEKYSIGKGGFGTVYKAVLPEGQIVAVKRLNMLDSRGLPATNRKSFESEIDTLRKVLHRNIIKLHGFHSRNGFMYLVYNHIERGSLGKVLYGEQGKVDLGWATRVRIVRGVAHALAYLHHDCSPPIVHRDVTLNNILLESDFEPRLSDFGTARLLDPNSSNWTTVAGSYGYIAPELALPMRVNDKCDVYSFGVVALEVMLGRHPGEFLLSLPSPAISDDPGLFLKDMLDQRLPAPTGRLAEEVVFVVTIALACTRANPKSRPTMRFVAQELSAQTQACLSEPFHSITMGKLTSFQK; this is encoded by the exons ATGGCAATGATTCATAGCGCTCCTCTTTTTCTTATTCATATCCTCTCCCTTGCTTTACTTCCTTTGAAAATCACCACATCACCCACAACAGAAGCAGAAGCTCTTATCAAATGGAAGAACAgtttaatttcttcttctcctctcaATTCATCGTGGTCCCTCACCAACATTGGGAACCTCTGCAACTGGACAGGTATTGCTTGTGATACCACCGGAAGCGTCACTGTGATAAATCTCTCAGAGACAGAGCTGGAGGGAACGCTTGCCCAGTTTGATTTCGGTTCATTCCCTAATCTCACTGGCTTCAATCTCAGCAGCAATTCCAAACTCAATGGATCCATACCTTCTACGATTTACAACCTCTCTAAGCTCACTTTCTTGGACTTGAGCCACAACTTTTTTGATGGCAACATCACTTCAGAGATTGGAGGGTTGACAGAGCTTCTGTATCTCAGCTTTTACGACAACTATCTCGTTGGTACCATCCCCTACCAGATTACCAATCTTCAGAAGATGTGGTACTTGGACCTTGGATCCAACTACTTACAATCTCCAGACTGGTCGAAGTTTTCGAGCATGCCTCTGTTGACACGACTGAGCTTCAACTACAATGAACTTGTATCAGAATTCCCGGGGTTCATAACTGATTGCCGGAACCTGACATACCTCGACTTAGCACAGAATCAATTGACTGGCGCAATACCAGAGTCGGTATTTAGCAATCTGGGCAAGCTTGAATTCCTCAATTTCACTGACAATTCATTCCAGGGGCCATTGTCATCCAACATTTCCAGGCTTTCCAAGCTCCAAAACCTTCGCCTAGGAAGAAACCAATTCAGTGGTTCAATTCCTGAAGAAATCGGTACGCTCTCTGATcttgaaatattagaaatgtaCAACAATTCATTTGAAGGGCAGATTCCTTCTTCTATAGGTCAGCTCAGAAAGCTTCAGATACTCGATATCCAAAGAAATGCCCTGaattctaaaattccatctgAGCTTGGCTCTTGTACTAATCTCACCTTCTTATCTCTAGCTGTGAACTCACTATACGGGGTGATTCCTTCTTCCTTCACCAATCTTAACAAGATATCCGAGTTGGGTTTGTCAGACAATTTTTTATCTGGTGAGATCTCACCTTATTTCATCACTAATTGGACTGAACTGATCTCTTTGCAAGTTCAGAACAATAGCTTCACTGGAAAAATCCCATCTGAGATTGGCCTTTTGGAAAAGCTGAATTACCTTTTCCTGTATAATAATATGCTGTCCGGGGCAATCCCATCAGAGATTGGGAATTTGAAAGACTTGCTTCAACTAGACCTTTCACAAAATCAGCTATCGGGTCCAATCCCTGTAGTAGAGTGGAATCTCACACAGCTTACTACCTTACATCTTTATGAAAACAATCTCACTGGAACAATTCCTCCAGAGATTGGTAACTTGACATCATTGACTGTTCTTGATCTCAACACTAACAAATTGCATGGAGAGTTGCCAGAGACATTGTCACTCCTCAATAATCTAGAGAGACTCTCCGTGTTCACCAACAATTTCTCAGGCACCATTCCGACTGAACTTGGGAAGAACAGCCTTAATCTGATGTATGTCAGTTTTTCCAACAACAGCTTCTCAGGAGAATTGCCTCCTGGATTATGTAATGGCCTTGCTCTTCAATACTTAACGGTAAATGGAGGCAACAACTTCACAGGACCATTGCCAGATTGCTTGAGGAACTGCACAGGGCTAACTCGAGTCCGTCTTGAAGGGAACCAATTCACTGGAGGTATTTCCGAGGCATTTGGAGTTCATCctagtcttgtttttctttctctgAGTGGCAATCGATTTTCAGGTGAGATTTCACCTGAGTGGGGGGAATGTCAAAAGCTCACTAGCTTGCAGGTGGATGGGAATAAAATTTCTGGAGAAATCCCAGCTGAGCTTGGGAAGTTGTCACAACTGGGGGTTCTGAGCCTGGATTCCAATGAATTGAGTGGGCAAATTCCAGTGGAACTGGCGAATTTAAGCCAATTGTTCAACCTCAGCTTGAGTAAAAATCATCTGACAGGAGACATCCCCCAGTTCATAGGCACTTTAACTAATCTCAATTATCTGAATTTAGCAGGAAACTATTTCAGTGGAAGCATACCAAAAGAGCTGGGGAATTGTGAGCGCTTGTTGAGCTTGAACTTGGGCAACAATAATTTGTCAGGAGAAATACCTTCAGAGCTTGGAAACTTGTTGGCCTTGCAGTACCTTTTGGATCTCAGTAGCAATTCGCTCTCTGGGACAATCCCTTCAGACCTGGGAAAGCTTGCCTCATTGGAGAACCTGAATGTCTCACATAATCATCTCACAGGGAGAATCCCATCATTATCAGGCATGATCAGTCTAAACTCCTCTGATTTCTCATACAATGAATTGACAGGTCCAATCCCAACTGGCAATATCTTCAAGCGGGCAATTTATACTGGAAACTCGGGTTTGTGTGGAAATGCAGAAGGATTAAGTCCTTGTTCTTCAAGTTCCCCAAGCAGCAAGTCAAACCATAAAACCAAGATTCTAATTGCTGTCATAATTCCAGTCTGTGGCCTCTTTTTACTTGCAATTCTTATTGCTGCAATTCTTATACTTCGAGGACGAACTCAACACCATGATGAAGAGATCGATTGTACAGAGAAGGATCAGAGTGCCACACCCTTGATTTGGGAAAGACTAGGAAAATTCACATTTGGGGATATTGTGAAAGCCACCGAAGACTTCAGCGAAAAGTATTCTATTGGAAAAGGAGGATTCGGCACTGTTTACAAAGCGGTATTACCAGAGGGTCAGATTGTTGCGGTTAAAAGACTCAATATGTTAGACTCCAGAGGCCTTCCAGCAACAAATAGGAAGAGTTTTGAGAGTGAAATTGACACTCTGAGAAAAGTTCTGCATAGGAATATCATTAAACTTCATGGGTTCCATTCCAGGAATGGATTCATGTACTTGGTTTATAACCACATAGAGAGAGGTAGTTTGGGGAAAGTACTATATGGGGAGCAAGGGAAAGTGGATCTGGGGTGGGCCACAAGAGTTAGGATTGTGCGGGGAGTGGCTCATGCGCTTGCTTACTTACATCATGACTGCTCTCCACCCATTGTCCACCGAGATGTTACTCTGAATAACATCTTGCTGGAGTCAGATTTTGAGCCACGGCTCTCGGACTTCGGCACAGCGAGATTGTTGGACCCGAATTCATCCAACTGGACTACAGTTGCAGGGTCTTATGGCTACATTGCTCCAG AGCTTGCGCTTCCAATGAGGGTCAACGACAAATGCGATGTGTATAGCTTTGGGGTGGTGGCATTGGAAGTGATGCTGGGAAGGCACCCAGGGGAGTTCCTACTTTCACTGCCTTCTCCAGCAATATCTGATGATCCGGGGTTGTTCTTGAAGGACATGCTAGATCAGAGGCTCCCAGCTCCCACAGGCCGACTGGCAGAGGAAGTAGTGTTTGTGGTTACGATAGCCTTAGCGTGCACACGTGCCAATCCAAAGTCACGCCCCACCATGCGCTTCGTTGCACAAGAACTCTCTGCTCAAACCCAGGCTTGCCTATCTGAGCCATTCCACTCTATAACCATGGGCAAGCTAACAAGCTTTCAGAAGTAG